The following are encoded in a window of Alosa sapidissima isolate fAloSap1 chromosome 12, fAloSap1.pri, whole genome shotgun sequence genomic DNA:
- the syap1 gene encoding synapse-associated protein 1, which produces MFKGWGTWLGLDGATTPSEGVDQPTDVVEKERETSPDVLDSEVNKDNSNVTLDEEGENGDQQLLQQTKGFSGYILNFASSATKKITESVAETAQTIKKSVEEGKIDGIIDKTILGDFQKEQQKFVQEKNAKRSDVAVPPWVGYNEEETIQQQILALSADKRNFLRDPPAGVQFHFEFDQMFPVALVMLQEDELLNRMRFDLVPKHVKEEVFWRNYFYRVSLIKQSAQLTALAAQQQAAEKRQEEKTEDTADGDMPETIRPKTPPTTINAKPKSNEDEEEIISTSPGVSEFVSDAFDACNIDQEDLRKEMEQLVLDKKDEAAPQDEETADWERELQQELQEYEVVADAENRDDNWDKEIEEMLQADEFTHLSSTT; this is translated from the exons ATGTTCAAAGGTTGGGGTACGTGGCTAGGCCTCGATGGTGCCACAACACCGTCAGAAGGAGTTGATCAACCCACTGATGTTgtcgaaaaagagagagaaacttcACCTGATGTGCTGGACAGCGAGGTAAACAAGGACAATTCAAATGTAACGTTAGACGAGGAAGGGGAAAACGGTGACCAACAACTCTTGCAACAAACAAAGGGGTTTAGTG GTTACATTCTCAACTTTGCCAGCAGTGCAACCAAGAAAATAACTGAGTCTGTAGCGGAGACAGCTCAGACGATCAAGAAAAGTGTAGAAGAGGGGAAAATTGATGGCATTATTGATAAG ACCATACTGGGAGACTTTCAAAAAGAGCAACAGAAGTTTGTCCAAGAGAAGAATGCAAAAAGGAGTG ATGTTGCTGTTCCACCGTGGGTTGGTTACAATGAGGAGGAAACCATTCAGCAGCAAATATTGGCCTTATCAGCT GACAAGAGGAATTTCTTGAGGGATCCCCCTGCTGGGGTTCAGTTTCATTTTGAGTTTGATCAGATGTTCCCTGTTGCCTTGGTGATGCTGCAAGAAGATGAACTGTTGAATCGTATGCGCTTTGATCTTGTCCCCAAACA TGTGAAGGAGGAGGTCTTCTGGAGAAATTACTTCTACCGTGTGTCGCTGATAAAGCAGTCTGCTCAGCTCACTGCGTTGGCAGCCCAACAGCAGGCTGCAGAGAAGCGCCAAGAAGAGAAGACTGAAGACACCGCAGATGGAGACATGCCAG AAACCATCAGACCGAAAACCCCTCCCACTACCATCAACGCCAAGCCAAAGTCAAATGAG GATGAAGAAGAGATCATTTCTACCAGCCCTGGAGTGTCTGAGTTTGTGAGTGATGCCTTTGATGCATGCAACATTGACCAGGAGGACCTGAGGAAAGAGATGGAGCAACTTGTGCTGGACAAGAAGGATGAGGCGGCTCCTCAGGATG AGGAGACTGCTGATTGGGAACGCGAGCTCCAACAGGAGCTCCAAGAATACGAGGTGGTAGCTGACGCCGAGAACAGAGATGACAACTGGGACAAGGAGATCGAGGAGATGCTGCAGGCGGATGA ATTCACACATCTCAGCAGCACCACTTAA